TCACGTTGCTCGCCCCTCTCCACCACTGCTGGGGAGCCCTAACCATAGAACAGCACCAAAACCACCAGGAATGGCGATTCCGCACTTTGGAATGCcatgctccctgctcccaatCACCCCTTGCTTCTCCACTGGCCTTAGCATAGTCTCCCGCAGAAGCAGCCTCATCTTCTTGCctgacacagagctcagcctcaCTGCTCCGGAGCTCCCACactcttctgcttttccctgtctAAGACAGGGAGTTCTATTTCTCATCTCCCACTTCTTGGGCACTTCCACTGACAGACACCAGGTTTCAAAACCTATCCACATTGGCCTACCAACTCCACCTCAAAGTTCCCTCTGGACTCATGCATTCGCCTCCTCATGTGTCATCCACTTGGACACATTCAGGTTGCTAAGAGGGTCTCAAACTCCACCCTCTCCTACACTGGCCTGGGGTCTCCATTCTTCAGGCAGGGCTCTCAGCATTCGCCTTGTGCAACTTCAGCAGCGTGCCTGGAGAGCGCTGACACACAAGGCTACAAACACCCACTCCTCTCCACAGCCTCCTTGCCCCAAAGGCACAGAACCTTCAAATCCCATGATCCGCTCCTAGCAACCATCCGACCATAATCCACGAGGCCAGGGTGATCATGCCAATGCACATCTCTGCACACCCCAAACGCCTCTCCACTACTCCCCAGCTTTTGGGCGCTTTTGGAAAGGCATCTGAAACTACTGGCAAACCTTCACTACTCCAGCCACAGAAGTCCAGCCCCCGCAGCCTTGCTCACACCTGATGTCCTCTAGACTCCTGTGCCTCTTCAGAGCCATCCCCTCCAAGGATGCCACACCTCTCACGGACTAACGAGCCCTGAACAGGACACACTCTTGCAGGAAAGGGCTCTGGCAATGCCAAAACACACCACCATTGCTTTCATGGGGGACAGTGCTCTTTGGCCCTGTGGCCGCCTCATCCACTCAGGCACGCATCTCCAAAGCGGACCCTTGCTTCAGGGCCACAGCCACGGCAGCAAGCACAACAGAAAGGGCaaagcccttccctggcaccaaCTTCTCCACTGAGCCTTCCTTGCCTGCCTTGGTGCCGGCTCCTCCCtaacacacagcagcagaagcaccTGCCTCCGTGCAAGGACACACTCAGGCCTCCAAGGCCCAcgtgcacacacagccccttgaACACTGCCACCGCCTCAGGCCATTGACCGCAGGAGGGGAAACGCCAGCGCCCGCCCACTGACATCACCGCACGCCCCTTGCAACCACAAAAGGAAAACGGTGGCGCAGATGAAAATAAAGGCAAGCCACCAAGTGAAAGGAAAAGTGaccacagccaccagcagggcCTTGCAGGTGGAAAGCATGCCTGGGCGCAAAGACAGACTCAGCACCACAGCACGCACCGCACAGCTGGCCCGGCAGGTGAAAGGGAACAGCCAAGAGCCCTCTCCACCGCACCTGACCACGACGTCTCCCAGCCAGAACTTTCACAAGCCCGGCACACCGCTGCCACCACAATCCCCAACCACGGACACCCCAACCAAACACTTCCCCAAAACCAATACAGCCACCAGTAGAGACTGGAAACTACAGGCAGAAACTCCGGACAATCAGAAAGCGATGAAGGGAAAGCTGCCTTGCATACAAAGCCCCGCACCCGGAGGCACCCCaagcacagccaccagcagcaccagccagcctcaccaggctcctcctgcccagcagcacccaacAGCGCCCGCAGACTCACCATGCCGGCGCCCACAGCCTCAGCGCCACGCCTGCCGCACGCCGCCCCGgcgctcctgctcctcctcaccgCTCTggccagcagcctggcctgccaACACCTCTGGACGCACGAGGACACCTTCCCCGGCGACGCTCTCCGCCTCCTCCAGGACATGGCTGTCggccacacacagccctgccacctgACAGAGCCGCCCTTCTTCCCCGCCAGCCTGCTCCACAACAACCTGCAGCCGCACCAAGCCGCCGCCACCGCCCTGCGCATCCTGCAGCACCTCTTCCACACCCTCAGCTCCAACAGCACCCGCCAGCACTGGCCCAGCCACGCTCGCAACCACCTCCTCAACAAGCTGCAGCACCACATCCACCACCTGGAGCAATGCCTCCCCGACAACGCCGCGCCCTTCAAAGGACCACGCAACCCGCTGCTCGCCATCAACAAGTACTTCAGGGACATCCACCTCTTCCTGCACGCCCACAACCACAGCGCCTGCGCCTGGGACCACGTCCGCCTCGAAGCTCGTGCCTCTCTACAGCACCTCCACAACCTCACACGCACCATGCGCCGCTAGCGCCAACACCcacacacccagacacacctACGCCCCAAAGCCACCTCCAACCCCACCTGGGCCTCCTCTCACCTGGCACCGCACGCAGCCCCGAGGCAGCCGCACGGCACCCGCAGCCTTCAACCGCTGCATCTCCAGCCATTCGGCTGCTCCTACTCAGAACCACAAAAGACTTCCTCCACTTATTTATAGACTGATATGTTtacttatttctttatttatataatttatctcattatttatgtatttatttttctacctCTTCACTTGTTTGTGCCACGACAAATAAAGACTTATGACAAAACACTTGCCA
This genomic window from Zonotrichia leucophrys gambelii isolate GWCS_2022_RI chromosome Z, RI_Zleu_2.0, whole genome shotgun sequence contains:
- the LOC135459315 gene encoding interferon-like; translated protein: MPAPTASAPRLPHAAPALLLLLTALASSLACQHLWTHEDTFPGDALRLLQDMAVGHTQPCHLTEPPFFPASLLHNNLQPHQAAATALRILQHLFHTLSSNSTRQHWPSHARNHLLNKLQHHIHHLEQCLPDNAAPFKGPRNPLLAINKYFRDIHLFLHAHNHSACAWDHVRLEARASLQHLHNLTRTMRR